One Paenibacillus sp. FSL H7-0737 DNA segment encodes these proteins:
- a CDS encoding YigZ family protein, with product MLEHYRTVRSSGSKEVVIRKSRFIGHVMPVENEEEALLFIEDIKKKHRDATHNCSAYVIGERDEIQRQSDDGEPSGTAGKPILEVIRNQGVKNVAIVVTRYFGGIMLGAGGLIRAYTDGAVLALEAGEVITRVLRREVFVEIDYTWLGKVENELRGRGIQTGETLFTDKVTLLCLPRNDEGDAFMAWITDLTQGQALVTEGRRIYYSEGD from the coding sequence ATGTTAGAACATTATCGAACGGTGCGCTCTTCCGGTTCTAAGGAAGTCGTAATCCGCAAATCTCGCTTCATTGGTCATGTTATGCCAGTTGAGAATGAAGAAGAAGCATTGTTGTTTATCGAAGACATCAAGAAGAAACATCGGGACGCAACGCATAACTGTTCTGCTTATGTGATTGGGGAGAGAGACGAAATCCAGAGGCAATCGGACGACGGGGAGCCGAGTGGAACAGCCGGCAAACCGATTTTGGAAGTAATTCGCAACCAGGGAGTTAAAAATGTCGCAATTGTTGTTACCCGTTATTTCGGAGGCATTATGCTGGGTGCCGGAGGGCTGATTAGAGCTTATACGGATGGGGCAGTGCTTGCGCTTGAAGCAGGAGAAGTAATCACCCGTGTGCTAAGACGAGAGGTATTCGTAGAAATTGATTACACTTGGCTAGGCAAGGTTGAGAACGAACTTCGGGGAAGAGGTATTCAGACCGGCGAGACTTTGTTCACCGATAAAGTAACGTTGTTATGTTTACCGCGAAATGATGAGGGAGACGCATTTATGGCATGGATAACAGATCTAACCCAAGGGCAAGCCTTGGTAACAGAAGGGCGGCGGATTTACTACAGCGAAGGGGATTAG
- a CDS encoding sugar efflux transporter — translation MIKRLTALFSIPSYALLFLCMLLQGMGISLSSPFLSIYFTEQLGVSVGLFGVFLATTLIAGIWISTLIGRRSDLGLNRKNIYLVATLCNALAYSGYLLIQDFTILFIYMIVFTALGAPGMPQLFAIAREAVNKSNFTDTAFANSTLRSAFSLGFITGPLIGTLLIAAVGFKGIFTGTIGVFLLVALLVFFFLKSNTVTELSSNKAEVKVKTFRLSQNRNILLPFLILILMYVAHWTSSINTALFITNNLGGSTSDVGLVSSICAALEIPFMIMLGLLSAKYSNRALMMCGAILGGAYYLVVIFSGEMWQMLAAQVLLAVFVAVISAIGISYIQDLLPNMPGYASTLYSNSSTIGRLIGSLVGGGLASIVGYRYSFVLCFILIIVSLVMLAVSGRHPLNEPEQLTV, via the coding sequence ATGATCAAAAGACTTACTGCACTATTTTCAATTCCCTCTTATGCCTTACTCTTTTTATGTATGCTACTTCAGGGAATGGGGATTTCACTCAGTTCACCCTTCTTATCCATTTATTTCACGGAACAGCTTGGCGTATCTGTCGGATTGTTTGGTGTTTTTCTAGCCACCACGTTAATTGCCGGAATATGGATCAGTACACTAATCGGGAGACGCTCTGACCTTGGTTTAAATCGAAAAAACATTTACCTTGTTGCCACACTCTGTAATGCGCTGGCATATAGCGGGTACTTGCTCATTCAGGATTTCACGATCTTGTTCATCTACATGATTGTGTTCACCGCCCTCGGTGCACCAGGGATGCCTCAATTGTTCGCCATTGCTAGAGAAGCAGTGAATAAGAGCAATTTTACGGATACTGCGTTTGCTAATTCTACCTTGCGTTCTGCTTTCTCTCTCGGCTTTATTACAGGTCCTTTAATCGGCACCCTGCTAATCGCTGCTGTTGGGTTTAAGGGGATTTTCACGGGTACGATCGGAGTATTCCTGCTTGTTGCCTTACTCGTTTTCTTCTTTCTCAAATCAAATACAGTTACAGAGCTGAGCAGCAACAAGGCTGAAGTAAAAGTGAAAACTTTCCGGCTCAGTCAGAACCGCAATATTCTGCTTCCTTTTCTGATTCTGATACTCATGTATGTAGCTCACTGGACGAGCAGCATCAATACGGCCCTCTTTATTACAAATAATCTAGGGGGATCGACAAGCGATGTCGGTCTAGTCAGCAGTATATGTGCTGCGCTGGAAATTCCGTTTATGATTATGCTCGGTCTACTCAGTGCGAAGTACAGTAACCGAGCCTTGATGATGTGTGGGGCCATTTTAGGAGGAGCATATTATCTCGTTGTCATTTTCTCAGGCGAGATGTGGCAGATGCTTGCAGCCCAAGTTCTACTAGCCGTTTTCGTTGCTGTGATATCAGCGATTGGCATTAGTTACATCCAAGATCTGCTCCCAAACATGCCTGGGTATGCTTCCACGCTTTATTCTAATTCATCCACGATCGGTAGACTGATTGGGAGTCTTGTTGGCGGGGGCTTAGCCAGTATTGTAGGTTACCGGTATTCATTTGTGCTCTGTTTTATACTCATCATTGTTTCCTTAGTCATGCTTGCGGTAAGCGGACGTCACCCTTTAAATGAACCAGAACAATTAACTGTTTAA
- a CDS encoding glucose-6-phosphate isomerase, with translation MSKKINFDYTKALTFFNQQEIDNLAAPVKLAHEQLHNKTGVGSDYLGWIDLPSAYDKEEFARIQQAAKKIQSDSEVLIVIGIGGSYLGARAAIEALSHSFYNNLSKDKRKTPEVYFAGNNISSTYITHLLDLVEGKDFSVNVISKSGTTTEPAIAFRIFRAALEKKYGKEEARKRIYATTDKEKGALKKLATEEGYESFIIPDDVGGRYSVLTPVGLLPIAVAGINIEEMMQGAAAAADEFNNPDVATNQAYQYAAVRNALYRKGKTTEILVNYEPSLHFVSEWWKQLFGESEGKDFKGIYPSSVDFSTDLHSMGQFIQEGNRNIFETVIQVDQVAHHVTIENDPDDLDGLNFLTGKTMDFVNKKAFQGTMLAHTDGQVPNLIVTIPDQTPYTFGYLVYFFEKACGISGYLLGVNPFDQPGVEAYKKNMFALLGKPGYEKEKAELEARLTE, from the coding sequence ATGTCTAAGAAGATTAATTTTGACTACACCAAAGCCCTTACTTTCTTCAATCAACAAGAAATTGACAACCTTGCCGCTCCAGTTAAGTTAGCGCACGAACAGTTGCATAATAAGACTGGTGTAGGTTCCGACTATCTTGGATGGATTGATCTTCCATCAGCTTATGATAAGGAAGAATTCGCACGCATTCAGCAAGCCGCAAAGAAGATCCAGAGCGATTCCGAAGTACTGATTGTAATTGGTATTGGTGGTTCTTATCTGGGAGCACGCGCAGCGATTGAAGCGCTCTCGCATTCTTTTTACAATAACCTTTCTAAAGATAAGCGCAAAACTCCAGAAGTTTATTTCGCTGGTAATAACATCAGTTCTACATACATCACGCATTTGCTTGATCTAGTAGAAGGCAAAGACTTCTCTGTGAACGTAATCTCCAAATCAGGAACTACGACTGAGCCAGCCATTGCTTTCCGCATTTTCCGCGCAGCTCTGGAGAAGAAATATGGTAAGGAAGAAGCTCGCAAACGTATTTACGCTACTACAGATAAGGAAAAAGGTGCCCTTAAGAAATTGGCTACTGAAGAAGGTTATGAATCCTTCATCATTCCAGACGATGTAGGCGGACGTTACTCCGTATTGACACCTGTAGGCTTGCTTCCAATCGCTGTAGCAGGTATTAACATTGAAGAGATGATGCAAGGTGCTGCTGCCGCTGCGGATGAGTTCAATAATCCAGATGTAGCTACTAACCAAGCTTATCAATATGCTGCAGTTCGTAATGCTCTGTATCGCAAAGGTAAGACAACTGAAATCCTCGTTAACTATGAGCCTTCCTTACACTTTGTATCGGAGTGGTGGAAACAATTGTTTGGCGAGAGCGAAGGTAAGGATTTCAAAGGAATTTATCCTTCTTCCGTTGATTTCTCTACGGATCTACACTCCATGGGTCAATTTATACAAGAAGGTAACCGTAATATCTTTGAAACGGTAATCCAAGTAGATCAAGTGGCTCATCATGTTACCATTGAGAATGATCCAGATGATCTGGATGGCTTGAACTTCTTAACAGGAAAGACTATGGATTTCGTAAATAAGAAGGCTTTCCAAGGTACAATGCTTGCGCATACAGATGGTCAAGTACCTAACCTTATCGTTACTATTCCTGATCAAACACCATACACATTTGGTTATTTGGTTTACTTCTTTGAAAAAGCTTGCGGCATCAGCGGTTACCTGCTCGGTGTTAACCCATTCGACCAACCAGGCGTTGAAGCATACAAGAAGAATATGTTTGCGCTGCTTGGCAAACCGGGTTACGAAAAAGAAAAGGCAGAGCTGGAAGCAAGACTTACAGAATAG
- the cysT gene encoding sulfate ABC transporter permease subunit CysT — MNSLLRHKGWTWGFRTTILLYFVVLIVLPILGVYYNSFSLGFGNFVESISDPIAWKSVLLTLKLAIIATLINVFLGTMIAWVLIRYQFIGKALLNSLVDLPFALPTAVGGLMILLLLGPGSLIGKAAEALGFEIVFHQPAIVIAMVFVTFPFVIRAVQPLLEELDPSEEEAAYTMGAKGTRVFWHVILPSMAPGMISGGMLAFSRALAEFGAVVLVAGNIPGRTLVSSVFIFGEVESDNPVSAAAVSVILLTLSFLILWLINMLQMRGRRS; from the coding sequence TTGAATTCGCTGCTTAGACACAAAGGTTGGACTTGGGGTTTCCGAACTACAATTTTGCTCTATTTTGTAGTATTGATCGTGCTGCCTATACTTGGGGTCTATTACAACTCTTTTTCACTGGGTTTCGGTAATTTTGTGGAAAGCATAAGCGACCCGATTGCCTGGAAGTCGGTGCTGTTAACCTTAAAGCTGGCGATCATCGCTACTTTAATTAATGTCTTTTTAGGAACAATGATTGCCTGGGTTCTTATTCGTTATCAATTCATTGGTAAAGCATTGCTTAATAGTCTTGTGGATTTACCATTTGCACTGCCGACGGCAGTTGGTGGTTTGATGATTTTACTCTTGCTCGGACCTGGTAGTCTTATCGGCAAGGCTGCAGAAGCGCTTGGTTTTGAAATTGTTTTTCATCAACCGGCAATCGTAATTGCTATGGTCTTCGTAACCTTTCCCTTCGTGATTCGAGCGGTTCAGCCCTTGCTGGAGGAACTTGATCCTTCCGAAGAGGAAGCGGCATATACAATGGGTGCCAAGGGAACTAGAGTCTTCTGGCATGTTATTCTCCCCTCTATGGCTCCTGGGATGATCAGCGGTGGAATGCTTGCTTTCTCGCGGGCACTTGCTGAATTCGGCGCTGTAGTCCTCGTAGCAGGCAATATTCCAGGTCGTACACTCGTATCTTCTGTTTTTATTTTTGGTGAAGTTGAAAGTGATAATCCGGTTTCCGCAGCAGCGGTTTCTGTCATTCTCTTGACCTTATCTTTTCTCATTCTTTGGCTCATTAATATGCTGCAGATGCGGGGGAGACGCTCATGA
- a CDS encoding sulfate ABC transporter permease subunit: MRKFWIGLTYLVFFLLIAAPLGKMAIGAFSEGFGGFWDALTRPEALHALMMTGLVVIVVTLLNTLFGIMMALYLVRANWINRRLKGLLNSIVDLPYAVSPVIGGLMIVLLLGPDSALGAMFEGIGLKIVYAIPGMIIATLFVTFPLMVREVMPVLQEIGSQQEEAASTLGARGWTIFWKVTWPSIRWAVVYGVILTVARSLGEFGAVLVVSGNIMNKTQTATTLVYQDVENFNVTAAGGIALVLAAFSAGLLLLMEWTKRRKEVQ; encoded by the coding sequence ATGAGAAAATTTTGGATCGGACTCACCTACTTGGTGTTTTTTCTGCTAATCGCTGCACCGCTAGGGAAAATGGCTATAGGTGCTTTTAGTGAAGGATTTGGTGGTTTCTGGGATGCTCTGACTAGGCCTGAAGCGCTGCATGCGCTTATGATGACTGGGCTTGTTGTGATCGTAGTTACGTTATTAAATACGTTGTTCGGAATTATGATGGCGCTGTATCTTGTTCGAGCGAACTGGATAAATAGACGTCTAAAGGGCTTGCTTAACAGTATTGTTGATTTGCCTTATGCTGTGTCCCCTGTCATTGGCGGGCTGATGATTGTCCTGCTGCTGGGTCCGGATAGCGCCTTGGGTGCGATGTTTGAAGGGATTGGGCTGAAGATCGTCTATGCGATTCCTGGAATGATCATTGCCACCTTGTTCGTAACCTTTCCTTTAATGGTGCGTGAGGTAATGCCGGTGCTTCAGGAGATTGGTTCACAGCAGGAGGAAGCTGCTTCTACACTGGGCGCTCGTGGCTGGACAATTTTTTGGAAGGTGACTTGGCCTTCGATTCGTTGGGCGGTTGTGTATGGGGTCATCCTTACGGTGGCTCGTTCACTAGGTGAGTTCGGGGCGGTGCTCGTGGTCTCGGGTAACATTATGAACAAAACCCAGACGGCGACGACGCTAGTCTATCAGGATGTTGAGAATTTTAATGTAACGGCTGCTGGAGGAATAGCGCTAGTTCTGGCTGCATTTTCCGCAGGTCTACTGTTGTTGATGGAATGGACCAAGAGAAGAAAGGAAGTGCAGTAA
- a CDS encoding sulfate/molybdate ABC transporter ATP-binding protein, whose product MHVEVRGLNKHFGDFHAVKDVNFTITKGHLIGLLGPSGGGKTSILRMLAGLETPDNGEIIFHGQTVNNLPPQERGIGFVFQNYALFKHMTVFDNIAFGLKVKKASKTAIRDRVMELVELTGLKGFEKRYPHQLSGGQRQRVAFARALAPEPQLLLLDEPFAAIDAKIRQELRAWLRELIERVGITSIFVTHDQDEAIEVADEIMIINQGQLEQKGTPWDIYKEPKTPFVATFIGESTLIEDASEVKGFKGAGDGKPTKALIRPEYIEVGNLHEFKMASATEKGVVKHLHFRGSEWLVEVEVNGHKLVTYRSLEKETLQPGQDISVLVHRAYLFNDERSWIQENNLKEDPMPIFI is encoded by the coding sequence ATGCATGTGGAAGTGCGGGGATTAAATAAGCATTTTGGAGATTTTCATGCGGTCAAGGACGTCAATTTCACCATTACAAAAGGTCATCTGATCGGACTGCTCGGCCCGAGTGGTGGCGGTAAAACTTCGATTCTTCGTATGCTCGCAGGGCTGGAGACACCGGATAATGGCGAGATCATTTTTCATGGTCAGACAGTTAACAATCTTCCTCCTCAAGAGCGCGGGATCGGCTTTGTGTTTCAGAACTATGCATTATTTAAGCATATGACTGTTTTTGATAATATTGCTTTTGGATTAAAAGTAAAAAAAGCCAGCAAAACCGCCATTCGTGATCGTGTTATGGAACTGGTAGAGCTTACGGGGTTAAAAGGCTTCGAGAAGCGTTATCCGCATCAGCTATCTGGTGGACAACGCCAGCGTGTGGCCTTTGCTCGTGCACTCGCGCCTGAACCACAGCTATTACTCTTAGATGAGCCGTTCGCAGCTATTGATGCGAAGATCCGTCAGGAGCTGCGCGCTTGGCTACGTGAGCTGATTGAGCGTGTTGGCATCACTTCCATCTTCGTAACACATGACCAAGACGAAGCAATAGAAGTGGCAGATGAGATCATGATCATCAACCAAGGACAGTTGGAACAAAAGGGTACGCCTTGGGACATTTACAAGGAGCCTAAAACACCATTTGTGGCAACTTTTATCGGGGAGTCGACACTGATTGAAGATGCTTCTGAGGTGAAAGGCTTTAAAGGCGCTGGAGACGGTAAGCCTACCAAAGCACTAATTCGTCCTGAGTATATTGAAGTTGGTAACCTGCATGAGTTCAAGATGGCTTCAGCTACGGAAAAAGGTGTCGTAAAGCATCTGCATTTCCGTGGAAGTGAATGGCTCGTAGAGGTTGAAGTTAATGGTCATAAACTGGTCACTTACCGTTCTTTGGAGAAAGAAACATTGCAGCCGGGACAGGATATCTCAGTTCTTGTGCACCGCGCTTACCTGTTTAATGATGAGCGAAGCTGGATCCAGGAGAACAACCTGAAAGAAGATCCGATGCCGATATTTATTTAA
- a CDS encoding MBL fold metallo-hydrolase has product MDTLVFLGTGDAMGVPRIYCSCETCTEAREHGSNTRLRSSVLIDNSSDFLVIDCGPDWRRQMEAQGVRNMRRLLVTHAHFDHIGGLPEWADACRWTGIKGELYTPAEVIPIIERQYPWLRNHIEMIPCDEGIELDGWKIDTWKVNHGKNGYSYAFRLEKEGYTWVYCPDSISLGAEETRLMHGADLLVLGTSFYYEAAELSTRSVYDMTEAAELLQIVKPKKAVYTHMSHDVDMREAYILPENVTLAQTGMRIPIYKNPFSSL; this is encoded by the coding sequence ATGGATACGTTGGTGTTTTTGGGTACTGGGGATGCCATGGGTGTTCCACGGATATATTGCAGCTGCGAGACCTGCACAGAAGCAAGGGAGCATGGGAGCAATACAAGGCTGCGTTCCTCTGTACTTATAGATAATAGCAGTGACTTTCTAGTGATTGATTGTGGGCCAGATTGGCGACGTCAGATGGAGGCGCAGGGAGTTCGGAATATGCGAAGACTGCTGGTGACGCATGCTCATTTTGATCATATTGGTGGGCTACCGGAATGGGCAGATGCTTGTCGATGGACGGGCATTAAGGGTGAACTTTATACTCCAGCAGAAGTTATTCCTATTATCGAACGGCAATACCCTTGGCTGCGAAATCACATCGAGATGATTCCCTGTGATGAAGGGATAGAACTGGACGGCTGGAAGATAGATACCTGGAAAGTAAACCATGGTAAGAATGGATATTCGTACGCCTTTCGGCTAGAGAAGGAGGGTTATACATGGGTGTATTGTCCTGATTCCATATCTCTTGGGGCTGAGGAGACACGCCTGATGCATGGGGCGGACTTGCTGGTCCTTGGTACAAGCTTCTATTACGAAGCGGCGGAGCTATCCACCCGCTCTGTGTACGACATGACGGAGGCAGCGGAGCTACTGCAAATCGTGAAGCCTAAAAAGGCAGTGTATACCCATATGTCGCATGATGTGGATATGAGAGAAGCATATATTTTACCGGAGAACGTTACTCTAGCCCAGACAGGTATGAGAATTCCAATATACAAAAACCCATTCTCTTCACTTTAG
- a CDS encoding ABC transporter ATP-binding protein, giving the protein MKQKGVFSRLSTYMLRHKLLYTVLLFTTLFGIVLDLTIAWLLSVITDAAVRLDVKAFKGLVIFGLIYLLVSAINGFFDRYLKNKISAKIRNELRLDMMRHALALPQSYFDRNHSGDLLSRFTNDNQSVGNATGEVMIDLIRNPLLALAAFGYLLYINWLLALICFAMGPLMFLTGKIFGSAMRENSVKIQTNMSKITSFLHDILGSSMVFKSFSIERRLMKQYQEHSENITSEELKRGRIEGATGSFSSFLGNFTFLLALVVAGYFVAKGSLEVGAMIAFIQLMNYLVMPFSALPGLINSMQQSLGAAGRIFEVLDSPVEVEALPEAATKQPEFERMVMSSVSFSYPGAERRSLNKVSLELHKGAQMAIVGPSGGGKSTLFKVLLGLYEPDEGEVFINNEKTSEMSLAKLRSHFSYVPQESGLYTGSIRDNIRNGNPDADEHEILEALRQANAYDFVMDLPEGLDTDIGEEGSRLSGGQRQRLSIARAILRNSPILLLDEATAALDNESEKLVQQAIRKLMGDKTTLVIAHRLSTIQNADVILVMENSEIVESGTHEELLAAEGRYHDLYYSQLEEEEAGEGEQEALEFASTGVPSLLK; this is encoded by the coding sequence TTGAAGCAGAAAGGTGTTTTCTCAAGATTAAGTACATACATGTTAAGGCACAAGCTCTTATATACGGTTTTATTGTTTACGACTTTATTTGGGATTGTTCTGGATTTAACGATTGCTTGGCTGCTCTCAGTAATTACGGATGCGGCGGTTAGACTTGATGTGAAAGCTTTTAAAGGGCTGGTTATATTCGGATTAATCTACTTATTAGTGAGTGCAATCAACGGTTTTTTCGATCGCTATCTCAAAAATAAAATCTCAGCCAAGATCAGAAATGAACTGCGGCTAGATATGATGCGACATGCTTTAGCTCTTCCTCAGTCTTATTTTGACCGTAATCACTCCGGAGATTTGTTGTCCCGCTTCACTAATGATAATCAATCTGTGGGTAATGCTACCGGCGAGGTAATGATTGATTTAATCCGTAACCCTTTGCTTGCTCTCGCGGCTTTTGGTTATTTGCTCTATATTAACTGGCTACTGGCATTGATCTGTTTTGCAATGGGGCCTTTGATGTTCCTTACGGGAAAAATCTTCGGTTCAGCGATGCGTGAGAACAGTGTGAAGATTCAGACTAATATGAGCAAGATTACTTCCTTTTTACATGACATTCTAGGCAGTAGTATGGTATTTAAATCCTTTAGCATTGAACGCAGACTAATGAAGCAATATCAGGAACATAGTGAGAATATCACTTCCGAAGAATTAAAACGGGGAAGAATTGAGGGAGCTACTGGCTCATTCTCCTCTTTTTTGGGAAACTTTACGTTTCTTCTGGCGCTGGTCGTGGCTGGTTATTTTGTGGCAAAAGGATCACTTGAGGTCGGTGCGATGATTGCTTTCATCCAGCTCATGAATTATTTAGTGATGCCGTTCTCGGCATTGCCAGGACTGATCAATTCGATGCAGCAATCACTTGGGGCGGCGGGACGGATCTTTGAAGTGTTGGATAGCCCTGTAGAAGTGGAGGCTTTACCCGAAGCAGCTACGAAACAGCCTGAATTTGAGCGTATGGTCATGTCCTCGGTATCCTTCTCTTATCCGGGAGCGGAGAGACGTAGTTTGAACAAAGTCAGCTTAGAGCTTCACAAAGGGGCTCAAATGGCAATTGTGGGACCGAGCGGTGGAGGGAAATCTACACTATTTAAGGTACTCCTTGGGTTATATGAACCTGATGAGGGTGAAGTGTTTATAAATAATGAGAAGACAAGCGAGATGAGTTTAGCTAAACTTAGGAGTCACTTCTCTTATGTGCCGCAAGAGTCTGGGCTTTATACAGGAAGTATCCGTGATAACATCCGAAATGGAAATCCAGATGCAGATGAGCATGAAATTCTGGAAGCTTTGCGACAAGCGAACGCTTATGATTTTGTAATGGACTTACCGGAGGGCCTCGATACAGATATCGGTGAGGAAGGCTCGCGTCTGTCCGGTGGACAACGCCAGCGACTATCGATTGCGAGAGCGATTCTTAGGAACTCTCCAATTTTGCTGCTGGATGAAGCTACTGCTGCGCTTGATAATGAATCGGAGAAGCTGGTGCAGCAAGCGATTCGTAAATTAATGGGAGACAAAACCACGCTCGTTATCGCTCACCGTCTATCAACGATTCAGAACGCTGATGTCATTCTAGTGATGGAGAACAGTGAAATTGTGGAGAGTGGTACCCACGAGGAGCTACTTGCAGCAGAAGGAAGATATCATGATTTGTACTATTCTCAGCTGGAAGAGGAAGAGGCTGGGGAGGGTGAGCAAGAGGCATTAGAGTTTGCATCTACAGGAGTACCGAGCTTGCTGAAATAA
- a CDS encoding sulfate ABC transporter substrate-binding protein, which translates to MNFKRSRQLHGCFAALMLAILTLAAVGCGNEKAITTMADPSKQGDVTLVVGAYSVAKDAMEDILPLFAAQWKEDTGQEISFQQSYEASGTQARAIVGGFEADVTLLAMEGDVEKLVKAGLVAPTWKEQGEQGMVTRSVVALGTREGNPKGIHDFADLAKPGIKVLYPNPKTSGGAQWDINAIYGAGLKLSEEQEGVKDPAAAKAFLESVHANVESLDKSGRASMAAFEYGVGDVIVTYENELLARIAQGVKYEVIIPKNTMLIENPAAVVEKYADKHGTRAAAEALVDFLMTPQAQEIFAKYGFRPVDKQVYAENKSRYPDPAGLFDINYLGGWAEVRSTLYSKRGIWYQILAGI; encoded by the coding sequence ATGAATTTCAAAAGGAGCAGACAACTGCACGGATGTTTTGCTGCCCTAATGCTGGCCATACTCACGCTGGCGGCAGTCGGTTGCGGGAATGAGAAGGCGATTACGACGATGGCAGATCCTTCGAAGCAAGGGGATGTTACGCTAGTCGTTGGCGCATACAGTGTGGCTAAGGATGCGATGGAAGACATTTTGCCGTTATTTGCAGCGCAGTGGAAAGAGGATACTGGACAGGAGATTAGTTTTCAGCAGTCCTATGAAGCTTCCGGAACACAGGCACGTGCAATCGTAGGCGGGTTCGAAGCAGATGTTACACTGCTAGCCATGGAAGGTGATGTCGAGAAGCTGGTTAAGGCTGGACTCGTAGCGCCAACGTGGAAAGAGCAGGGTGAACAAGGCATGGTGACACGTTCGGTAGTCGCACTTGGTACCCGTGAGGGAAACCCCAAAGGAATTCACGATTTTGCGGACTTAGCCAAGCCAGGGATTAAAGTGTTATACCCAAATCCCAAAACATCCGGTGGTGCGCAGTGGGATATTAACGCGATCTATGGGGCTGGTCTGAAGCTGTCAGAGGAGCAAGAGGGCGTTAAGGATCCAGCAGCAGCGAAAGCTTTTTTAGAAAGTGTACATGCCAATGTGGAGTCTTTGGATAAGAGCGGACGCGCATCTATGGCTGCCTTCGAGTATGGAGTGGGTGATGTCATTGTCACCTATGAGAATGAACTGCTGGCCCGGATTGCTCAGGGTGTTAAATATGAAGTCATTATTCCTAAAAATACAATGCTGATTGAGAACCCGGCGGCTGTCGTAGAGAAGTATGCGGATAAGCATGGGACACGCGCGGCAGCAGAAGCATTAGTTGATTTCTTGATGACCCCACAGGCACAAGAGATCTTTGCAAAATATGGCTTTCGTCCCGTAGATAAACAGGTCTATGCGGAGAACAAAAGCCGCTACCCCGATCCAGCGGGTCTCTTCGATATTAATTATTTAGGGGGCTGGGCTGAGGTGCGAAGCACGCTTTATTCCAAGCGGGGAATTTGGTATCAGATACTTGCCGGAATATAG
- a CDS encoding TetR/AcrR family transcriptional regulator, whose protein sequence is MARRAVEQELSRGRILEAARHLFITKGYRAISMRSIGQHLGYSHGSLYYHFKEKAELFYAIVVEDFNHVATLLGQVMNKPPEEGMTRVEQLIMEFIRFGIDHPYQYEIMFMIRDEELLAYCRAEQGRCFDLFSSIVRRHMKEEGYVSEDWQNVPLTLFLSAHGFISYYIQDKVSFEDVKEAASAHIKVLCRSL, encoded by the coding sequence ATGGCAAGGAGAGCAGTGGAGCAGGAGTTGTCGAGGGGAAGAATATTAGAGGCCGCTAGGCATCTGTTTATTACCAAAGGGTATCGAGCGATTTCAATGCGAAGCATCGGTCAGCATTTGGGATACAGCCACGGCTCTCTCTATTATCATTTCAAAGAGAAGGCGGAATTGTTCTACGCCATTGTTGTCGAAGATTTTAATCATGTGGCTACTTTGCTTGGTCAAGTAATGAATAAGCCACCTGAAGAGGGTATGACTCGAGTAGAGCAGCTAATTATGGAGTTTATAAGGTTTGGAATAGATCATCCTTATCAGTATGAAATTATGTTCATGATTCGTGATGAAGAGCTGCTGGCTTATTGTAGGGCAGAGCAGGGACGATGTTTTGATTTATTCTCAAGTATTGTACGCCGTCATATGAAGGAAGAGGGATATGTGTCCGAGGATTGGCAGAACGTGCCGCTAACCTTGTTCTTATCCGCTCACGGATTTATATCTTATTATATCCAAGATAAAGTATCATTTGAGGATGTAAAAGAGGCAGCATCAGCTCATATCAAGGTTTTATGTCGCAGCCTTTAA
- a CDS encoding secondary thiamine-phosphate synthase enzyme YjbQ, producing MLHTLEITTTKRDELRDITREVISFVKKSGVRSGVIVVYCPHTTAGIAINENADPDVRHDVLMRLDEVYPWEHPKYRHAEGNTASHLKSITSGPSQSIIIHDGELLLGRWQGIYFCEFDGPRRRQCFLKIIEG from the coding sequence ATGCTGCATACACTGGAGATTACTACAACGAAACGGGATGAATTACGGGATATTACTCGTGAAGTCATTTCTTTTGTGAAAAAAAGCGGGGTGCGTAGCGGGGTGATCGTAGTTTATTGTCCACATACCACCGCAGGAATTGCAATCAATGAGAATGCAGATCCTGATGTGAGGCATGATGTTCTGATGCGTTTGGATGAAGTCTACCCTTGGGAGCATCCGAAGTATCGACATGCTGAAGGCAATACTGCCTCCCACCTTAAGTCTATTACATCCGGACCTTCCCAGAGCATAATCATCCATGATGGCGAACTATTACTTGGACGTTGGCAGGGTATTTATTTTTGTGAGTTTGATGGACCTAGACGTAGACAATGTTTCTTGAAAATTATTGAGGGATAA